In Zea mays cultivar B73 chromosome 7, Zm-B73-REFERENCE-NAM-5.0, whole genome shotgun sequence, the following proteins share a genomic window:
- the LOC100275421 gene encoding Protein PLASTID MOVEMENT IMPAIRED 1 produces the protein MAEDGKSNDQILSELDALSHTLYQTHTKRRTTSLALRRSAVDENAGGADAVAVRTAARPLSRRMSMSPFRSRPKLDNNLNDDDDEDDDAGVALPSKSQSFAAVTTSPTVVGEKKGIRGWKPMRALSRIGMHRMGCLFSVEVVAAQGLPTSMNGLRLAVAVRKKETRDGGVQTMPSRVQQGAADFEETLFVRCNLYCSGGGATGKPLKFEPRPFLVSAVAVEAPELDLGRNAVDLSLLVKESSEKSQQGERVRQWHMAFPLAGKAKGGELVVKLAFQIMDDGGVGLYSQPPVAASGKTSSSSSSSLFARKHSKSSFSIPSPKVMRSEPALIPSMGAPSVDLLGIDDFKLDEPSPVVAEVKQEPQKEPERVPEDAKADDSEFPEFDFDIVDKGVEVQEEKDEPKEEAEDKKETGDGEEGEEEDASAATGDEVVKEVVLDSAHTWRLNELEAITNQIKALENMMHSDVLEAGAKSPERQDDEVAVLDTYEEEVTREFLMLMEQGEEKGANAKSSSPQVSSLKSGAKPGSGVDATCYISDLGKGLGPVVQTRDGGYLAATNPFDIPVERKELPKLAMQLSKPFILRDQKPPGGGAEVFQRLCAGGSEALCAKLGALISMDDVVGKTAEQIAFEGMASAIISARSKDLVASSSAAESVSLLRTMSAATNYGRQERIATGIWNAQEAPVTADEILAFSLPKIESMAVEALKVQADMSDEQAPFEVSPDAAQAAGHLLDAATPPEEWASACASADAVTLLVVVQLRDPLRRYEAVGAPSVVIIQAVRAGGVRDDEPKFKVANLHLGGLRLKSPDRRNMWDGEKQRLTAMHWLVAYGLGKAAGRKNRAAVSGKAGNEVLWSMSSRVMADMWLKPMRNPDVKIYQK, from the coding sequence ATGGCCGAGGACGGGAAGTCCAATGATCAAATCCTCAGTGAGCTCGACGCACTCAGCCACACGCTCTACCAGACGCACACCAAGCGCCGCACCACCTCGCTCGCGCTCCGTCGCTCTGCCGTCGACGAAAATGCAGGCGGCGCTGACGCTGTCGCTGTCCGCACCGCGGCGCGCCCGCTCTCCCGCCGCATGTCCATGTCGCCGTTCCGGTCGAGGCCTAAGCTGGACAATAACttgaacgacgacgacgacgaagacgacgacgCGGGCGTGGCGCTGCCGTCCAAGAGCCAGAGCTTCGCTGCGGTGACAACGTCGCCGACCGTGGTCGGGGAGAAAAAGGGCATTCGGGGATGGAAGCCGATGCGCGCGTTGTCGCGCATCGGCATGCATCGGATGGGCTGCCTCTTCTCCGTGGAGGTGGTGGCCGCGCAGGGCCTTCCCACGTCCATGAATGGGCTGCGCCTCGCGGTGGCCGTTCGCAAGAAGGAGACGCGCGACGGCGGCGTGCAGACCATGCCGTCGCGCGTGCAGCAGGGTGCGGCCGACTTCGAGGAGACGCTCTTCGTCCGGTGCAACCTCTACTGCAGCGGGGGCGGCGCCACGGGTAAGCCACTCAAGTTCGAGCCCCGGCCGTTCCTCGTGTCTGCGGTCGCCGTGGAGGCGCCGGAGCTCGACTTGGGCCGGAATGCCGTGGACTTGAGCCTTCTCGTGAAGGAGTCCTCGGAAAAGAGCCAGCAAGGGGAGCGTGTCAGGCAGTGGCACATGGCGTTCCCACTAGCCGGTAAGGCCAAGGGCGGCGAGCTCGTCGTCAAGCTGGCGTTCCAGATCATGGATGACGGAGGCGTCGGGCTGTACAGCCAACCGCCCGTTGCAGCTTCAGGCAAAACTAGCTCCTCTTCGTCCTCCTCCTTGTTTGCACGGAAACATAGCAAGTCGTCGTTCAGCATCCCGAGCCCCAAGGTGATGCGCTCGGAGCCGGCGCTGATACCATCCATGGGAGCGCCATCGGTGGACTTGCTAGGAATCGACGATTTCAAGCTCGATGAGCCTAGCCCGGTGGTGGCCGAGGTCAAGCAGGAGCCACAGAAAGAGCCGGAGCGCGTGCCCGAGGACGCGAAAGCCGATGACTCGGAGTTCCCGGAGTTcgacttcgacatcgtcgacaaggGCGTGGAGGTGCAAGAAGAGAAAGATGAACCGAAAGAAGAGGCTGAGGACAAGAAAGAAACCGGGGACGGGGAGGAGGGTGAGGAGGAGGATGCTTCAGCGGCTACCGGGGACGAGGTGGTCAAGGAGGTGGTGCTCGACAGTGCGCACACGTGGCGCCTCAACGAACTCGAGGCGATCACCAATCAGATCAAGGCCCTCGAGAATATGATGCACAGTGATGTGCTGGAGGCTGGCGCCAAGTCGCCGGAGCGGCAGGACGACGAGGTCGCGGTGCTCGACACCTATGAGGAGGAAGTGACTAGAGAGTTCTTGATGCTGATGGAACAAGGGGAGGAAAAAGGCGCGAACGCCAAGTCTTCGTCTCCACAGGTGTCCTCGCTCAAGTCCGGAGCGAAGCCCGGCTCTGGCGTCGACGCCACGTGCTACATCTCCGACCTCGGTAAGGGTCTGGGCCCCGTCGTGCAGACCCGGGACGGCGGCTACCTGGCTGCCACGAACCCATTCGACATCCCGGTGGAGCGGAAGGAGCTCCCCAAGCTCGCCATGCAACTGTCCAAGCCGTTCATCCTCCGCGACCAGAAGCCCCCCGGCGGTGGCGCCGAGGTGTTCCAACGCCTGTGCGCGGGCGGGTCTGAGGCACTGTGCGCGAAGCTGGGCGCGCTCATCTCCATGGACGACGTCGTTGGCAAGACAGCCGAGCAGATCGCGTTCGAGGGCATGGCCTCCGCGATCATCAGCGCACGCAGCAAGGATCTCGTCGCGAGCTCCAGCGCGGCCGAGTCCGTCTCGTTGCTCCGGACAATGTCCGCGGCGACGAACTACGGGCGCCAGGAAAGGATCGCCACCGGCATCTGGAACGCCCAGGAAGCGCCGGTGACTGCCGACGAGATCCTGGCGTTCTCGCTGCCGAAGATCGAGTCGATGGCAGTGGAAGCGCTCAAGGTCCAGGCCGACATGAGCGACGAGCAGGCCCCGTTCGAGGTATCGCCAGATGCGGCACAGGCGGCGGGGCACCTTCTGGACGCCGCCACGCCACCAGAGGAGTGGGCGAGCGCCTGCGCCAGCGCGGACGCGGTCACTCTGCTCGTGGTGGTCCAGCTGAGGGATCCCCTGCGCCGGTACGAGGCCGTGGGCGCACCGTCAGTCGTGATCATCCAGGCCGTGCGTGCCGGCGGCGTCAGGGACGACGAGCCGAAGTTCAAGGTAGCGAACCTGCACCTCGGAGGCCTGCGGCTGAAGTCGCCCGACCGGCGCAACATGTGGGACGGCGAGAAGCAGCGGCTTACGGCGATGCACTGGCTCGTCGCCTACGGGCTGGGCAAGGCCGCCGGCAGGAAGAACCGAGCCGCGGTGTCCGGGAAGGCCGGGAATGAAGTGCTGTGGAGCATGTCGTCGAGGGTGATGGCTGACATGTGGCTCAAGCCGATGCGCAATCCGGACGTGAAGATCTACCAGAAGTAG
- the LOC100276931 gene encoding uncharacterized protein LOC100276931, whose protein sequence is MAEGSKPDVPLFQLLSDLLQQVESMSNQEEVELRAKIEALGLEVTKVPEQPANHLSELEIAAELDKLSSRLDNVDKMISSAMASDPEVKSLLSSTSDIWMPVITASANERRGFVGTSSEGSQEEQENSKQ, encoded by the exons ATGGCGGAGGGGTCCAAGCCGGACGTGCCGCTGTTCCAGCTCCTCAGCGATCTTCTCCAGCAG GTGGAGTCAATGAGCAATCAGGAAGAAGTAGAGCTGCGCGCTAAGATTGAAGCATTAGGATTAGAAGTCACTAAGGTACCAGAGCAGCCCGCTAATCATCTCAGCGAG CTAGAAATAGCTGCAGAGTTGGACAAGCTGTCATCGCGGCTTGATAACGTCGACAAGATGATATCATCTGCCATGGCCTCAGATCCAGAGGTGAAGTCTCTTCTGAGCAGCACATCTGATATCTGGATGCCGGTCATAACAGCGTCTGCCAATGAGAGGCGGGGGTTTGTTGGGACGAGCAGCGAAGGCAGCCAGGAAGAGCAGGAGAATTCCAAGCAATAG